CGCGTTACGCACGCCGGCGGCGCCTGAGCAGTATCCAGGAGACGCACATGGCCGACCGCATCCCGCTCATGGAGATCGGCACGCTGCAGTCGCGCCTCGGCGACCTCAAGGCCAGGAAGGGCGCCCCGCCGTGGTCGGAAGCGATGGTGATGACCGACGACATCCAGGCCTTCATCATCTGCCACGCCCCCGGGCATCCGAACGACACGCACTACCACCTGCACGACGAGTGGTGGGTGGTGCTGCAGGGCGAGATCGACTGGCACATCGAGGACGCGCCCGAGACTGTCCACGCGCGAGCGGGCGACTTCGTCTTCGGCCCCAAGAACCGCTGGCACCACGTCGAGCCGGTGGGCAGCGAGTCCACCATCCGTGTCGCCATCAACGCGCGCGGCGAGTTCCACCGCTACGACCGCCCCGGCTGCAAACCCCTGTGATGTCTCCCTCTGACGGCTCCCTCTCCCCGCTGGGGAGAGGGCCGAAGTTCGAGCCGAGACGCTCGCTTCGAGCGGTGAGGCGAGGGCTGAGAGGGTAAGGGACGACGTTGACACGACGCCCCACCTCGGTTACCCTCTGATTTGTCACCGCGGGGTGGAGCAGCCCGGTAGCTCGTTGGGCTCATAACCCAAAGGTCGTCGGTTCAAATCCGACCCCCGCAACCACCGCAAGCCCCCGAGATCAAACAGGTCCCGGGGGCTTCGCGCTTCCCCCCTGACTCCGGCGACCCCGTCAACTCTCCGCGTTCTCTCCGCGTTCGGGAACTCGGACGGCCTCCGGCGCGCGGCGC
The sequence above is drawn from the Candidatus Methylomirabilota bacterium genome and encodes:
- a CDS encoding cupin domain-containing protein is translated as MADRIPLMEIGTLQSRLGDLKARKGAPPWSEAMVMTDDIQAFIICHAPGHPNDTHYHLHDEWWVVLQGEIDWHIEDAPETVHARAGDFVFGPKNRWHHVEPVGSESTIRVAINARGEFHRYDRPGCKPL